DNA from Pseudomonadota bacterium:
ATCTACAAAGAGGTTGAAGATAAATACGGTCAAAATGGCAATGTCTCCGTTCCTCCTCCTGTTATTTTAAAACTCATATTTCTTTTTTTCTTTTACAACATCCGTTCAGAACGGGAACTCATGGAAACCATCCCTGAACGAATAGACTGGTTATGGTTTCTGGGCTACAATCTCGACTCCGGTATTCCTGATCACAGTGTCTTATCCAAGGCACGGAAGAGATGGGGAAAAGGAATCTTCCAACATTTCTTTGAACGTATAGTGGTTCAGTGTGTCAACGCAGGACTCGTCGATGGAACAAAGA
Protein-coding regions in this window:
- a CDS encoding transposase — translated: IYKEVEDKYGQNGNVSVPPPVILKLIFLFFFYNIRSERELMETIPERIDWLWFLGYNLDSGIPDHSVLSKARKRWGKGIFQHFFERIVVQCVNAGLVDGTKIFMDASLIDANASNNSVVDTHSLKRYLDTGYQELENRLDDTLGPPIVMSTGDMLQPPIPMHPSYVTGKENRSSNTRPTGQ